One part of the Eubalaena glacialis isolate mEubGla1 chromosome 19, mEubGla1.1.hap2.+ XY, whole genome shotgun sequence genome encodes these proteins:
- the LLGL2 gene encoding LLGL scribble cell polarity complex component 2 isoform X1, with protein MRRFLRPGHDPARERLKRDLFQFNKTVEHGFPHQPSALGYSPSLRILAIGTRSGAVKLYGAPGVEFMGLHRENNAVVQIHFLPGQCQLVTLLDDNSLHLWSLKVKGGVSELQEDESFTLRGPPGAAPSATQITVVLPHSSCQLLYLGTESGSVFVVQLPAFRVLEDRTISSDAVLQRLPEEVCHRWAFEMVEALQEHPRDPNQILVGYSRGLVVIWDLQGSCVLCHFLSSQQLENVCWQRDGHLIVSCHSDGSYCQWPVSSDTLQPEPLRSCVPYGPFPCKAITKIFWLTTKQGLPFTIFQGGMPRASYGDRHCISVVHNGQQTAFDFTSRVIDFTVLIEANPEAAFDDPYALVVLAEEELVVIDLQTAGWPPVQPPYLASLHCSAITCSHHVSNIPLKLWERIIAAGSRQNTHFSTMVGLAPAPAPPQPRARLARELLRHLLQEWPIDGGTSLAPAPPQRDLLLTGHEDGTVRFWDASGVCLQLLYKLSTVRVFLTDTDPNESLNAQGEDEWPPLRKVGSFDPYSDDPRLGIQKIFLCKYSGYLAVAGTAGQVLVLELNDEEAEHAMEQVEADLLQDQEGYRWKGHERLCARPGPVHFEPGFQPFVLVQCQPPAVVTSLALHSEWRLVAFGTSHGFGLFDHQQRRQVFVKCTLHPNDQLALEGPLSRVKSLKKSLRQSFRRIRRSRVSSRKRRPAGPPGEVQEGGSRAERTGLHNMELAPVQRKIEARSAEDSFTGFVRTLYFADTYLRDSSRHCPSLWAGTNGGTVYAFALRVPPAERRMDEPVRAEQAKEIQLMHRAPVVGILVLDGHSVPLPEPLEVAHDLSKSPDMQGSHQLLVVSEEQFKVFTLPKVSARLKLKLTALEGSRVRRVSAARFGSCRAEDYGEHHLAVLTNLGDIQVVSLPLLKPQVRYSCIRREDVSGIASCVFTKYGQGFYLISPSEFERFSLSTKWLVEPRCLVDSAETKNHSRLRDKSGPEKALGRARNSGSQSDGEERRSGPMMEHALLNDERVLKEIQSTLEGDRGSCGDWRSQRVAVGYSLSNGGGCS; from the exons ACGGTGGAGCATGGCTTCCCGCACCAGCCCAGCGCCCTCGGCTACAGCCCCTCTCTGCGCATCCTGGCCATCGGCACCCGCTCCGGAGCCGTCAAGCT CTATGGTGCCCCAGGGGTGGAGTTCATGGGGCTGCACCGTGAGAACAACGCGGTAGTGCAGATCCACTTCCTGCCTGGCCAG TGCCAGCTGGTCACCCTGCTGGATGACAACAGCCTGCACCTGTGGAGCCTGAAGGTCAAAGGCGGggtgtcagagctgcaggaagaTGAGAGTTTCACGCTGCGTGGCCCCCCAGG GGCCGCCCCCAGTGCCACGCAGATCACCGTGGTCCTGCCGCATTCCTCCTGCCAGCTGCTCTACCTGGGCACCGAGAGCGGCAGTGTGTTCGTGGTGCAGCTGCCGGCTTTCCGCGTGCTGGAGGACCGGACGATCAGCTCAGATGCTGTGCTGCAGCG GTTGCCAGAGGAGGTCTGCCACAGGTGGGCATTTGAGATGGTGGAGGCTCTGCAGGAACATCCCCGGGACCCCAACCAGATCCTCGTCGGCTACAGCCGGGGCCTTGTCGTCATCTGGGACCTACAGGGCAGCTGTGTGCTCTGTCATTTCCTCAGCAGCCAG CAACTGGAGAACGTCTGCTGGCAGCGGGACGGGCATCTGATTGTCAGCTGCCATTCTGACGGCAGCTACTGCCAGTGGCCCGTGTCCAGTGACACCCTGCAACCGGAGCCCCTGCGCAGCTGTGTGCCTTACG gcCCTTTTCCTTGCAAAGCTATTACCAAAATCTTCTGGCTGACCACCAAGCAGGG GTTGCCCTTCACCATCTTCCAGGGCGGCATGCCGCGGGCCAGCTATGGGGACCGCCACTGCATCTCAGTGGTCCATAACGGCCAACAGACAGCCTTTGACTTCACCTCCCGTGTCATCGACTTCACTGTCCTCATTGAGGCGAACCCTGAGGCTG CCTTCGATGACCCCTATGCCCTGGTAGTGCTGGCTGAGGAGGAGCTGGTCGTGATTGACCTGCAGACGGCTGGTTGGCCGCCGGTCCAGCCTCCCTACCTGGCCTCCCTGCACTGCTCTGCCATCACCTGCTCCCACCATGTCTCCAACATCCCCCTGAAGCTGTGGGAGCGCATCATCGCTGCCGGCAGCCGGCAGAACACACACTTCTCCACCATGGTAGGTCTGGCCCcggccccagccccgccccagcccAGAGCCAGGCTCGCCCGTGAACTTCTCCGTCATCTCCTCCAGGAGTGGCCCATTGACGGTGGCACCAGCctggccccggccccgccccagaGGGACCTGCTGCTCACGGG GCACGAGGACGGCACAGTGCGGTTCTGGGATGCCTCGGGCGTCTGCTTGCAGCTGCTCTACAAACTCAGCACGGTACGGGTGTTCCTCACTGACACAGACCCCAACGAGAGCCTCAATGCCCAGGGTGAGGACGAGTGGCCCCCCCTCCGCAAG GTGGGTTCCTTCGACCCCTACAGTGACGATCCTCGGCTGGGCATCCAGAAGATTTTCCTCTGCAAATACAGTGGCTACCTGGCTGTGGCCGGCACAGCAGGGCAG GTGCTGGTGCTGGAGCTGAATGACGAGGAGGCGGAGCACGCCATGGAGCAGGTGGAGGCCGACCTGCTGCAGGACCAGGAGGGCTACCGCTGGAAGGGGCACGAGCGCCTGTGTGCCCGCCCAGGGCCCGTGCACTTCGAGCCCGGCTTCCAGCCCTTTGTGTTGGTGCAGTGCCAGCCCCCGGCTGTGGTCACCTCCTTGGCCCTGCACTCCGAGTGGCGGCTGGTGGCCTTTGGCACCAGCCACGGCTTTGGTCTCTTTGACCACCAGCAGCGGCGGCAGGTCTTTGTCAA GTGCACGCTGCACCCCAATGACCAGCTAGCCTTGGAGGGCCCGCTGTCCCGTGTGAAGTCCCTAAAGAAGTCCCTGCGCCAGTCCTTCCGCCGGATACGTCGCAGCCGGGTGTCCAGCAGGAAGCGGCGGCCTGCTGGCCCTCCGGGAGAG GTGCAGGAGGGGGGCAGCAGGGCGGAGAGGACTGGCCTGCACAACATGGAGCTGGCGCCCGTGCAGCGCAAGATCGAGGCCCGCTCGGCGGAGGACTCCTTCACGGGCTTTGTCCGGACCCTCTACTTCGCTGACACCTACCTGAGGGACA GCTCCCGCCACTGCCCCTCGCTGTGGGCTGGTACCAATGGAGGTACCGTCTACGCCTTTGCCCTGCGCGTGCCCCCCGCCGAGCGGAGAATGGATGAGCCGGTGCGGGCGGAGCAGG CCAAGGAGATCCAGCTGATGCACCGAGCGCCCGTGGTGGGCATCCTGGTGCTGGACGGACACAGCGTGCCCCTTCCCGAGCCCCTGGAAGTGGCCCACGACCTGTCAAAGAGCCCCGACATGCAGGGAAGCCACCAGCTGCTTGTCGTGTCAGAGGAGCAGTTCAAG GTGTTCACGCTGCCCAAGGTCAGCGCCAGGCTGAAGCTGAAGCTGACCGCCCTGGAGGGCTCGCGGGTGCGGCGGGTCAGCGCGGCCCGCTTCGGCAGCTGTCGAGCCGAGGACTACGGGGAGCACCACCTGGCCGTCCTCACCAACCTGGGCGACATCCAGGTGGTCTCGCTGCCCCTGCTCAAGCCCCAGGTGCGGTACAGCTGCATCCGCCGGGAGGATGTCAGCGGCATCGCCTCCTGCGTCTTCACCAAATACGGCCAAG GTTTCTACCTGATCTCACCCTCCGAGTTTGAGcgcttctctctctccaccaagTGGCTGGTTGAGCCCCGGTGCCTGGTGGATTCAGCAGAAACGAAGAACCACAGCCGTCTCCGCGACAAATCGGGCCCTGAGAAGGCCTTGGGCCGAGCCAG GAACTCAGGGAGCCAGAGTGATGGAGAGG AGAGGAGGTCGGGCCCCATGATGGAGCACGCCCTGCTCAATGACGAGA GAGTCCTGAAGGAGATCCAGAGCACGCTGGAGGGAGACCGAGG GAGCTGTGGTGATTGGCGTTCTCAGCGAGTGGCCGTGGGGTACAGCCTCAGCAATGGGGGAG GATGCTCCTGA
- the LLGL2 gene encoding LLGL scribble cell polarity complex component 2 isoform X3, whose protein sequence is MRRFLRPGHDPARERLKRDLFQFNKTVEHGFPHQPSALGYSPSLRILAIGTRSGAVKLYGAPGVEFMGLHRENNAVVQIHFLPGQCQLVTLLDDNSLHLWSLKVKGGVSELQEDESFTLRGPPGAAPSATQITVVLPHSSCQLLYLGTESGSVFVVQLPAFRVLEDRTISSDAVLQRLPEEVCHRWAFEMVEALQEHPRDPNQILVGYSRGLVVIWDLQGSCVLCHFLSSQQLENVCWQRDGHLIVSCHSDGSYCQWPVSSDTLQPEPLRSCVPYGPFPCKAITKIFWLTTKQGLPFTIFQGGMPRASYGDRHCISVVHNGQQTAFDFTSRVIDFTVLIEANPEAAFDDPYALVVLAEEELVVIDLQTAGWPPVQPPYLASLHCSAITCSHHVSNIPLKLWERIIAAGSRQNTHFSTMEWPIDGGTSLAPAPPQRDLLLTGHEDGTVRFWDASGVCLQLLYKLSTVRVFLTDTDPNESLNAQGEDEWPPLRKVGSFDPYSDDPRLGIQKIFLCKYSGYLAVAGTAGQVLVLELNDEEAEHAMEQVEADLLQDQEGYRWKGHERLCARPGPVHFEPGFQPFVLVQCQPPAVVTSLALHSEWRLVAFGTSHGFGLFDHQQRRQVFVKCTLHPNDQLALEGPLSRVKSLKKSLRQSFRRIRRSRVSSRKRRPAGPPGEVQEGGSRAERTGLHNMELAPVQRKIEARSAEDSFTGFVRTLYFADTYLRDSSRHCPSLWAGTNGGTVYAFALRVPPAERRMDEPVRAEQAKEIQLMHRAPVVGILVLDGHSVPLPEPLEVAHDLSKSPDMQGSHQLLVVSEEQFKVFTLPKVSARLKLKLTALEGSRVRRVSAARFGSCRAEDYGEHHLAVLTNLGDIQVVSLPLLKPQVRYSCIRREDVSGIASCVFTKYGQGFYLISPSEFERFSLSTKWLVEPRCLVDSAETKNHSRLRDKSGPEKALGRARNSGSQSDGEERRSGPMMEHALLNDERVLKEIQSTLEGDRGSCGDWRSQRVAVGYSLSNGGGCS, encoded by the exons ACGGTGGAGCATGGCTTCCCGCACCAGCCCAGCGCCCTCGGCTACAGCCCCTCTCTGCGCATCCTGGCCATCGGCACCCGCTCCGGAGCCGTCAAGCT CTATGGTGCCCCAGGGGTGGAGTTCATGGGGCTGCACCGTGAGAACAACGCGGTAGTGCAGATCCACTTCCTGCCTGGCCAG TGCCAGCTGGTCACCCTGCTGGATGACAACAGCCTGCACCTGTGGAGCCTGAAGGTCAAAGGCGGggtgtcagagctgcaggaagaTGAGAGTTTCACGCTGCGTGGCCCCCCAGG GGCCGCCCCCAGTGCCACGCAGATCACCGTGGTCCTGCCGCATTCCTCCTGCCAGCTGCTCTACCTGGGCACCGAGAGCGGCAGTGTGTTCGTGGTGCAGCTGCCGGCTTTCCGCGTGCTGGAGGACCGGACGATCAGCTCAGATGCTGTGCTGCAGCG GTTGCCAGAGGAGGTCTGCCACAGGTGGGCATTTGAGATGGTGGAGGCTCTGCAGGAACATCCCCGGGACCCCAACCAGATCCTCGTCGGCTACAGCCGGGGCCTTGTCGTCATCTGGGACCTACAGGGCAGCTGTGTGCTCTGTCATTTCCTCAGCAGCCAG CAACTGGAGAACGTCTGCTGGCAGCGGGACGGGCATCTGATTGTCAGCTGCCATTCTGACGGCAGCTACTGCCAGTGGCCCGTGTCCAGTGACACCCTGCAACCGGAGCCCCTGCGCAGCTGTGTGCCTTACG gcCCTTTTCCTTGCAAAGCTATTACCAAAATCTTCTGGCTGACCACCAAGCAGGG GTTGCCCTTCACCATCTTCCAGGGCGGCATGCCGCGGGCCAGCTATGGGGACCGCCACTGCATCTCAGTGGTCCATAACGGCCAACAGACAGCCTTTGACTTCACCTCCCGTGTCATCGACTTCACTGTCCTCATTGAGGCGAACCCTGAGGCTG CCTTCGATGACCCCTATGCCCTGGTAGTGCTGGCTGAGGAGGAGCTGGTCGTGATTGACCTGCAGACGGCTGGTTGGCCGCCGGTCCAGCCTCCCTACCTGGCCTCCCTGCACTGCTCTGCCATCACCTGCTCCCACCATGTCTCCAACATCCCCCTGAAGCTGTGGGAGCGCATCATCGCTGCCGGCAGCCGGCAGAACACACACTTCTCCACCATG GAGTGGCCCATTGACGGTGGCACCAGCctggccccggccccgccccagaGGGACCTGCTGCTCACGGG GCACGAGGACGGCACAGTGCGGTTCTGGGATGCCTCGGGCGTCTGCTTGCAGCTGCTCTACAAACTCAGCACGGTACGGGTGTTCCTCACTGACACAGACCCCAACGAGAGCCTCAATGCCCAGGGTGAGGACGAGTGGCCCCCCCTCCGCAAG GTGGGTTCCTTCGACCCCTACAGTGACGATCCTCGGCTGGGCATCCAGAAGATTTTCCTCTGCAAATACAGTGGCTACCTGGCTGTGGCCGGCACAGCAGGGCAG GTGCTGGTGCTGGAGCTGAATGACGAGGAGGCGGAGCACGCCATGGAGCAGGTGGAGGCCGACCTGCTGCAGGACCAGGAGGGCTACCGCTGGAAGGGGCACGAGCGCCTGTGTGCCCGCCCAGGGCCCGTGCACTTCGAGCCCGGCTTCCAGCCCTTTGTGTTGGTGCAGTGCCAGCCCCCGGCTGTGGTCACCTCCTTGGCCCTGCACTCCGAGTGGCGGCTGGTGGCCTTTGGCACCAGCCACGGCTTTGGTCTCTTTGACCACCAGCAGCGGCGGCAGGTCTTTGTCAA GTGCACGCTGCACCCCAATGACCAGCTAGCCTTGGAGGGCCCGCTGTCCCGTGTGAAGTCCCTAAAGAAGTCCCTGCGCCAGTCCTTCCGCCGGATACGTCGCAGCCGGGTGTCCAGCAGGAAGCGGCGGCCTGCTGGCCCTCCGGGAGAG GTGCAGGAGGGGGGCAGCAGGGCGGAGAGGACTGGCCTGCACAACATGGAGCTGGCGCCCGTGCAGCGCAAGATCGAGGCCCGCTCGGCGGAGGACTCCTTCACGGGCTTTGTCCGGACCCTCTACTTCGCTGACACCTACCTGAGGGACA GCTCCCGCCACTGCCCCTCGCTGTGGGCTGGTACCAATGGAGGTACCGTCTACGCCTTTGCCCTGCGCGTGCCCCCCGCCGAGCGGAGAATGGATGAGCCGGTGCGGGCGGAGCAGG CCAAGGAGATCCAGCTGATGCACCGAGCGCCCGTGGTGGGCATCCTGGTGCTGGACGGACACAGCGTGCCCCTTCCCGAGCCCCTGGAAGTGGCCCACGACCTGTCAAAGAGCCCCGACATGCAGGGAAGCCACCAGCTGCTTGTCGTGTCAGAGGAGCAGTTCAAG GTGTTCACGCTGCCCAAGGTCAGCGCCAGGCTGAAGCTGAAGCTGACCGCCCTGGAGGGCTCGCGGGTGCGGCGGGTCAGCGCGGCCCGCTTCGGCAGCTGTCGAGCCGAGGACTACGGGGAGCACCACCTGGCCGTCCTCACCAACCTGGGCGACATCCAGGTGGTCTCGCTGCCCCTGCTCAAGCCCCAGGTGCGGTACAGCTGCATCCGCCGGGAGGATGTCAGCGGCATCGCCTCCTGCGTCTTCACCAAATACGGCCAAG GTTTCTACCTGATCTCACCCTCCGAGTTTGAGcgcttctctctctccaccaagTGGCTGGTTGAGCCCCGGTGCCTGGTGGATTCAGCAGAAACGAAGAACCACAGCCGTCTCCGCGACAAATCGGGCCCTGAGAAGGCCTTGGGCCGAGCCAG GAACTCAGGGAGCCAGAGTGATGGAGAGG AGAGGAGGTCGGGCCCCATGATGGAGCACGCCCTGCTCAATGACGAGA GAGTCCTGAAGGAGATCCAGAGCACGCTGGAGGGAGACCGAGG GAGCTGTGGTGATTGGCGTTCTCAGCGAGTGGCCGTGGGGTACAGCCTCAGCAATGGGGGAG GATGCTCCTGA
- the LLGL2 gene encoding LLGL scribble cell polarity complex component 2 isoform X2: MRRFLRPGHDPARERLKRDLFQFNKTVEHGFPHQPSALGYSPSLRILAIGTRSGAVKLYGAPGVEFMGLHRENNAVVQIHFLPGQCQLVTLLDDNSLHLWSLKVKGGVSELQEDESFTLRGPPGAAPSATQITVVLPHSSCQLLYLGTESGSVFVVQLPAFRVLEDRTISSDAVLQRLPEEVCHRWAFEMVEALQEHPRDPNQILVGYSRGLVVIWDLQGSCVLCHFLSSQQLENVCWQRDGHLIVSCHSDGSYCQWPVSSDTLQPEPLRSCVPYGPFPCKAITKIFWLTTKQGLPFTIFQGGMPRASYGDRHCISVVHNGQQTAFDFTSRVIDFTVLIEANPEAAFDDPYALVVLAEEELVVIDLQTAGWPPVQPPYLASLHCSAITCSHHVSNIPLKLWERIIAAGSRQNTHFSTMVGLAPAPAPPQPRARLARELLRHLLQEWPIDGGTSLAPAPPQRDLLLTGHEDGTVRFWDASGVCLQLLYKLSTVRVFLTDTDPNESLNAQGEDEWPPLRKVGSFDPYSDDPRLGIQKIFLCKYSGYLAVAGTAGQVLVLELNDEEAEHAMEQVEADLLQDQEGYRWKGHERLCARPGPVHFEPGFQPFVLVQCQPPAVVTSLALHSEWRLVAFGTSHGFGLFDHQQRRQVFVKCTLHPNDQLALEGPLSRVKSLKKSLRQSFRRIRRSRVSSRKRRPAGPPGEVQEGGSRAERTGLHNMELAPVQRKIEARSAEDSFTGFVRTLYFADTYLRDSSRHCPSLWAGTNGGTVYAFALRVPPAERRMDEPVRAEQAKEIQLMHRAPVVGILVLDGHSVPLPEPLEVAHDLSKSPDMQGSHQLLVVSEEQFKVFTLPKVSARLKLKLTALEGSRVRRVSAARFGSCRAEDYGEHHLAVLTNLGDIQVVSLPLLKPQVRYSCIRREDVSGIASCVFTKYGQGFYLISPSEFERFSLSTKWLVEPRCLVDSAETKNHSRLRDKSGPEKALGRARNSGSQSDGEGVLKEIQSTLEGDRGSCGDWRSQRVAVGYSLSNGGGCS; encoded by the exons ACGGTGGAGCATGGCTTCCCGCACCAGCCCAGCGCCCTCGGCTACAGCCCCTCTCTGCGCATCCTGGCCATCGGCACCCGCTCCGGAGCCGTCAAGCT CTATGGTGCCCCAGGGGTGGAGTTCATGGGGCTGCACCGTGAGAACAACGCGGTAGTGCAGATCCACTTCCTGCCTGGCCAG TGCCAGCTGGTCACCCTGCTGGATGACAACAGCCTGCACCTGTGGAGCCTGAAGGTCAAAGGCGGggtgtcagagctgcaggaagaTGAGAGTTTCACGCTGCGTGGCCCCCCAGG GGCCGCCCCCAGTGCCACGCAGATCACCGTGGTCCTGCCGCATTCCTCCTGCCAGCTGCTCTACCTGGGCACCGAGAGCGGCAGTGTGTTCGTGGTGCAGCTGCCGGCTTTCCGCGTGCTGGAGGACCGGACGATCAGCTCAGATGCTGTGCTGCAGCG GTTGCCAGAGGAGGTCTGCCACAGGTGGGCATTTGAGATGGTGGAGGCTCTGCAGGAACATCCCCGGGACCCCAACCAGATCCTCGTCGGCTACAGCCGGGGCCTTGTCGTCATCTGGGACCTACAGGGCAGCTGTGTGCTCTGTCATTTCCTCAGCAGCCAG CAACTGGAGAACGTCTGCTGGCAGCGGGACGGGCATCTGATTGTCAGCTGCCATTCTGACGGCAGCTACTGCCAGTGGCCCGTGTCCAGTGACACCCTGCAACCGGAGCCCCTGCGCAGCTGTGTGCCTTACG gcCCTTTTCCTTGCAAAGCTATTACCAAAATCTTCTGGCTGACCACCAAGCAGGG GTTGCCCTTCACCATCTTCCAGGGCGGCATGCCGCGGGCCAGCTATGGGGACCGCCACTGCATCTCAGTGGTCCATAACGGCCAACAGACAGCCTTTGACTTCACCTCCCGTGTCATCGACTTCACTGTCCTCATTGAGGCGAACCCTGAGGCTG CCTTCGATGACCCCTATGCCCTGGTAGTGCTGGCTGAGGAGGAGCTGGTCGTGATTGACCTGCAGACGGCTGGTTGGCCGCCGGTCCAGCCTCCCTACCTGGCCTCCCTGCACTGCTCTGCCATCACCTGCTCCCACCATGTCTCCAACATCCCCCTGAAGCTGTGGGAGCGCATCATCGCTGCCGGCAGCCGGCAGAACACACACTTCTCCACCATGGTAGGTCTGGCCCcggccccagccccgccccagcccAGAGCCAGGCTCGCCCGTGAACTTCTCCGTCATCTCCTCCAGGAGTGGCCCATTGACGGTGGCACCAGCctggccccggccccgccccagaGGGACCTGCTGCTCACGGG GCACGAGGACGGCACAGTGCGGTTCTGGGATGCCTCGGGCGTCTGCTTGCAGCTGCTCTACAAACTCAGCACGGTACGGGTGTTCCTCACTGACACAGACCCCAACGAGAGCCTCAATGCCCAGGGTGAGGACGAGTGGCCCCCCCTCCGCAAG GTGGGTTCCTTCGACCCCTACAGTGACGATCCTCGGCTGGGCATCCAGAAGATTTTCCTCTGCAAATACAGTGGCTACCTGGCTGTGGCCGGCACAGCAGGGCAG GTGCTGGTGCTGGAGCTGAATGACGAGGAGGCGGAGCACGCCATGGAGCAGGTGGAGGCCGACCTGCTGCAGGACCAGGAGGGCTACCGCTGGAAGGGGCACGAGCGCCTGTGTGCCCGCCCAGGGCCCGTGCACTTCGAGCCCGGCTTCCAGCCCTTTGTGTTGGTGCAGTGCCAGCCCCCGGCTGTGGTCACCTCCTTGGCCCTGCACTCCGAGTGGCGGCTGGTGGCCTTTGGCACCAGCCACGGCTTTGGTCTCTTTGACCACCAGCAGCGGCGGCAGGTCTTTGTCAA GTGCACGCTGCACCCCAATGACCAGCTAGCCTTGGAGGGCCCGCTGTCCCGTGTGAAGTCCCTAAAGAAGTCCCTGCGCCAGTCCTTCCGCCGGATACGTCGCAGCCGGGTGTCCAGCAGGAAGCGGCGGCCTGCTGGCCCTCCGGGAGAG GTGCAGGAGGGGGGCAGCAGGGCGGAGAGGACTGGCCTGCACAACATGGAGCTGGCGCCCGTGCAGCGCAAGATCGAGGCCCGCTCGGCGGAGGACTCCTTCACGGGCTTTGTCCGGACCCTCTACTTCGCTGACACCTACCTGAGGGACA GCTCCCGCCACTGCCCCTCGCTGTGGGCTGGTACCAATGGAGGTACCGTCTACGCCTTTGCCCTGCGCGTGCCCCCCGCCGAGCGGAGAATGGATGAGCCGGTGCGGGCGGAGCAGG CCAAGGAGATCCAGCTGATGCACCGAGCGCCCGTGGTGGGCATCCTGGTGCTGGACGGACACAGCGTGCCCCTTCCCGAGCCCCTGGAAGTGGCCCACGACCTGTCAAAGAGCCCCGACATGCAGGGAAGCCACCAGCTGCTTGTCGTGTCAGAGGAGCAGTTCAAG GTGTTCACGCTGCCCAAGGTCAGCGCCAGGCTGAAGCTGAAGCTGACCGCCCTGGAGGGCTCGCGGGTGCGGCGGGTCAGCGCGGCCCGCTTCGGCAGCTGTCGAGCCGAGGACTACGGGGAGCACCACCTGGCCGTCCTCACCAACCTGGGCGACATCCAGGTGGTCTCGCTGCCCCTGCTCAAGCCCCAGGTGCGGTACAGCTGCATCCGCCGGGAGGATGTCAGCGGCATCGCCTCCTGCGTCTTCACCAAATACGGCCAAG GTTTCTACCTGATCTCACCCTCCGAGTTTGAGcgcttctctctctccaccaagTGGCTGGTTGAGCCCCGGTGCCTGGTGGATTCAGCAGAAACGAAGAACCACAGCCGTCTCCGCGACAAATCGGGCCCTGAGAAGGCCTTGGGCCGAGCCAG GAACTCAGGGAGCCAGAGTGATGGAGAGG GAGTCCTGAAGGAGATCCAGAGCACGCTGGAGGGAGACCGAGG GAGCTGTGGTGATTGGCGTTCTCAGCGAGTGGCCGTGGGGTACAGCCTCAGCAATGGGGGAG GATGCTCCTGA